One part of the Amaranthus tricolor cultivar Red isolate AtriRed21 chromosome 16, ASM2621246v1, whole genome shotgun sequence genome encodes these proteins:
- the LOC130802909 gene encoding pentatricopeptide repeat-containing protein At1g79490, mitochondrial has translation MLHCRILCRRNLTLRRKYPSCVASVYTHNPNSGDILENDHKRLFKSLPIHLVSRSIFHTISIEKTPKFVRSYCTKNPNSSEWTEEIEYLDEKGGVLYTGKGVRSVEPGIDDHVMSGGIKKPFLNASAVTKLVEIVKRWKWGPEMETQLDNLQFVPKITHVIQAIKIINDGDMSMSLFQWAKRQSWYVPNDECYLLLLDSLNKSRDFDRIQSLFDIMIHDSVDTGIASLSAYNLVIEFLAKAEKLESSYYCFKKIQEAGCKIDTQTYNHLIGLYLNKGLPYKAVEVYESMEACECLLDRSTYELMIPSLARSGRLDAALKLFQEMKQRNIRPSFPIFTSLVDLMGKAGRLEMSMKLYREMQGFGYRPSATMFVSLIESFVKAGKLEAALGLWDEMKDAGFRPNYGLYTMVVESHAKSGKLEIATSIFLDMENAGFLPTPSTYSCLLEMHAASGQVDPAMKLYNSMTNAGLRPSLSTCMSLLTLLASKKLVDVAAKILLEMKAMGYPADVSASDVLMVYINNGSVDLALRWLRFMSSSGIRTNSFIIRQLFESCMKNGLYDSAKPLLETYVNAAAKVDLILYTSILAHLVRCQDEQSEKHLMSILSTTKHKAHAFMCGLFTGPEQRKQPVLSFVREFFQGIDYELEEGAAKYFVNVLLNYLVLMGQINRARCIWKVSYENKLFPKAIVFDQHIAWSLDVRNLSVGAALIAVVHTLHRFRKRMLYYGVVPRRIKLVTGPTLKIVVAQMLSSVDSPFEVSKVVLRAPGDSVLEWFKKPIVQKFLLNEIPSRADILMHRLNILFPSSAPEMRSLSPPKSLLGGKTS, from the coding sequence ATGCTTCATTGTAGAATTTTGTGCCGGAGAAACCTCACTCTCCGCCGCAAATATCCCAGTTGTGTTGCTTCTGTTTACACGCACAATCCTAATTCAGGTGACATTTTAGAAAATGATCACAAAAGATTGTTCAAATCGTTGCCAATTCATCTGGTTTCCCGTTCAATTTTTCATACTATCAGCATAGAAAAAACCCCTAAATTTGTAAGAAGCTATTGTACTAAGAACCCTAATTCCAGCGAATGGACTGAGGAAATAGAGTATTTAGATGAAAAGGGAGGTGTTCTTTACACTGGTAAAGGTGTTCGTTCCGTCGAACCTGGTATTGATGACCATGTAATGTCTGGTGGGATTAAGAAGCCATTTTTGAATGCTTCAGCAGTAACAAAACTTGTAGAGATAGTCAAGAGATGGAAATGGGGACCTGAAATGGAAACCCAGTTGGATAACCTTCAATTTGTACCTAAGATAACTCATGTTATTCAAGCAATTAAGATTATCAATGATGGTGATATGTCAATGAGCTTGTTCCAATGGGCTAAGAGGCAATCATGGTATGTTCCTAATGATGAATGCTATTTACTATTGTTAGATTCATTGAATAAAAGTAGGGATTTTGATAGAATTCAATCATTGTTTGATATCATGATTCATGATTCTGTTGATACTGGTATTGCTTCTTTAAGTGCTTATAATCTTGTTATTGAGTTTTTAGCCAAGGCTGAGAAATTAGAGTCgtcatattattgttttaagaaGATTCAGGAAGCTGGTTGTAAAATTGATACACAAACTTATAACCATCTTATAGGCTTGTATTTGAATAAGGGTTTGCCTTATAAGGCGGTCGAGGTGTATGAGAGTATGGAAGCATGTGAATGCTTGTTAGATAGGTCGACTTATGAGTTAATGATACCAAGCTTGGCGAGATCTGGTCGCCTGGATGCTGCTCTTAAACTTTTTCAGGAAATGAAGCAGCGGAATATTCGTCCTAGCTTTCCCATTTTCACATCTTTGGTTGATTTGATGGGAAAAGCGGGGAGGTTGGAAATGTCGATGAAGTTGTATAGGGAAATGCAGGGCTTTGGATATAGGCCATCGGCCACAATGTTTGTTTCACTAATAGAGTCTTTTGTCAAGGCTGGGAAGCTAGAAGCAGCTCTTGGGCTTTGGGATGAAATGAAGGATGCTGGTTTTAGGCCAAACTATGGACTTTACACTATGGTTGTTGAATCTCATGCGAAGTCGGGGAagcttgaaatcgcaacttctATATTTCTGGATATGGAGAATGCAGGATTTCTACCTACCCCATCGACTTACTCATGTCTATTGGAAATGCATGCTGCCTCTGGACAAGTTGATCCTGCTATGAAACTGTATAATTCAATGACAAATGCGGGTTTAAGACCGAGTCTTAGTACTTGTATGTCACTTTTGACCCTTTTAGCTAGTAAGAAGCTTGTAGATGTAGCTGCCAAAATTCTGCTCGAAATGAAAGCCATGGGATATCCTGCCGATGTTAGTGCTAGTGATGTACTTATGGTCTATATCAATAATGGGTCTGTTGATCTTGCTTTGAGGTGGCTACGGTTCATGAGTTCATCTGGGATAAGGACCAATAGCTTCATTATCAGACAACTCTTCGAGTCATGTATGAAAAATGGATTGTATGATTCTGCCAAGCCTCTTCTTGAAACATATGTGAACGCGGCTGCAAAAGTCGATCTTATATTGTACACTTCAATTCTAGCTCATCTTGTGAGATGTCAGGATGAGCAAAGTGAGAAGCATTTGATGTCCATTCTTAGTACAACAAAGCATAAGGCACATGCCTTCATGTGCGGTCTCTTCACCGGTCCAGAGCAAAGAAAACAACCCGTTTTATCTTTTGTTCGGGAATTCTTTCAAGGAATCGATTATGAATTAGAAGAGGGGGCTGCTAAGTATTTCGTGAACGTACTCCTCAATTATCTTGTCTTAATGGGGCAGATAAATCGTGCACGTTGTATTTGGAAAGTTTCTTACGAGAATAAGCTTTTCCCAAAGGCAATAGTCTTTGATCAGCATATTGCTTGGTCCCTTGATGTCAGAAACTTATCAGTCGGAGCTGCCCTCATTGCTGTTGTTCACACCCTTCATCGGTTTAGGAAACGAATGCTTTATTATGGTGTCGTACCTCGAAGGATTAAACTTGTTACCGGACCAACTCTGAAGATTGTAGTTGCCCAAATGTTGAGCTCCGTTGATTCTCCATTTGAAGTTAGTAAAGTTGTTTTGAGAGCTCCAGGTGATTCCGTCTTGGAATGGTTTAAGAAACCTATTGTCCAAAAGTTCCTATTAAACGAGATTCCATCTCGAGCTGATATTTTGATGCACAGGTTGAATATATTGTTTCCCAGCTCCGCGCCAGAAATGCGATCTTTATCCCCACCTAAGTCTCTTCTTGGAGGCAAGACATCTTGA
- the LOC130802910 gene encoding aspartic proteinase NANA, chloroplast-like, producing MPKKYIPHFLTIITLLLITNYLSLGMNITNSSIIEEERPRRLKHKIKKDINRYMGISERLKLRSKTRKLIDEEEIPIEERQEPMKSIIDGAVKLPMYAAAEYEMGEYVVDIEVGNPPTKLHLVVDTASDLTWVKCKRHNSGILDEKNVLDVDNSLTYQPISCDHSLCKEDFAPLSALDDCPTTNSPCMYNYSYGDAGLSTYGMFGKEMITLPTNTGKPVILENLLVGCSESYTDKDRMKKADGVLGLGINPYSFSVHAVTLLGGCFSYCLVDHLSPLNITNYLIFGNYREKSPTQDYMRFTTLHVSESAPYFWVNVKGISIDDKMLDIDPMVWDSNTEGGTILDSGTAATYWSTPAYRTIMDVLIPVLEKDYPKLPEGLGDGKLDFEYCFNSTKTPFKPKKVPRLGIHFRDGARFKPLVKSYIVDDGPGVNCIGFLEAPAGLNIIGNIMQQNYLWEFDLQQNTVGFAASVCK from the exons ATGCCTAAGAAATATATCCCCCATTTCTTAACGATCATTACCCTacttttaatcacaaattaCTTAAGCTTGGGTATGAATATaacaaattcatcaatcattgaaGAAGAAAGGCCAAGAAgattaaaacataaaataaaaaaagacatAAATAGATACATGGGAATATCagaaagattaaaattaagatcaaaaacaagaaaattaatagatgaagaagaaatcCCAATAGAAGAAAGACAAGAACCGATGAAAAGTATAATAGATGGAGCAGTAAAATTACCGATGTATGCAGCAGCAGAATATGAAATGGGAGAATATGTTGTTGATATTGAGGTTGGAAATCCTCCAACAAAACTTCATTTAGTTGTTGATACTGCTAGTGATCTTACTTGGGTTAAATGTAAAAGGCATAATTCTGGGATTCTTGATGAGAAGAATGTTCTAGATGTTGATAATTCATTGACTTATCAACCTATTTCTTGTGATCATTCTCTTTGTAAAGAAGATTTTGCCCCTCTTTCTGCTCTTGATGATTGCCCTACTACCAATTCTCCTTGCATGTATAATTACAG TTATGGAGACGCGGGTTTATCGACATACGGTATGTTTGGCAAAGAAATGATAACACTTCCTACAAACACAGGGAAACCAGTAATACTAGAAAATCTGTTAGTAGGATGCTCAGAATCATACACAGATAAAGACAGAATGAAGAAAGCAGATGGAGTATTAGGACTTGGTAttaatccatattcattctcAGTTCATGCAGTTACTTTGCTTGGAGGATGTTTTTCATACTGCCTGGTTGATCATCTTAGTCCACTTAACATaacaaattatttaatatttggaaATTATAGGGAGAAATCTCCTACACAAGATTATATGCGCTTTACAACATTACATGTGAGTGAAAGTGCACCTTATTTCTGGGTTAATGTTAAGGGAATCTCTATTGATGATAAGATGTTGGATATTGATCCTATGGTTTGGGATAGCAATACTGAAGGTGGCACTATTTTGGACTCTG GTACTGCTGCGACTTATTGGTCGACTCCTGCATACCGAACCATCATGGATGTGTTAATCCCAGTTCTCGAAAAGGATTACCCTAAGCTACCAGAGGGTTTAGGAGACGGAAAACTCGATTTCGAGTATTGTTTTAACTCAACAAAAACACCATTCAAACCAAAAAAGGTGCCAAGGTTAGGGATTCACTTTAGGGATGGGGCAAGATTCAAACCCCTTGTTAAAAGTTACATAGTAGATGATGGACCTGGTGTTAATTGTATTGGATTTCTTGAGGCCCCTGCAGGATTGAATATTATTGGTAATATCATGCAACAAAATTACCTTTGGGAATTTGATCTTCAACAAAATACTGTTGGGTTTGCTGCTTCTGtatgcaaatga